The sequence atatctcgaatcatatcaggtccaatatcaggtacctcagaaatatcatcccagaaaAGAAGTGATcgacactttctaccatacagagcttcaaacggagccatttcaatactcaattgatagctgttgttgtacgagaattcacaaagaggtaatgactcttgccaactcgtgccaaaatcaagcactacagctctcaacatatcctccaatgtctaaatggtacgctcagactgtccgtctgtctgtggatgataggttGTGCTCAtgtgtaactgagtacccaaagcactctgtaaactgtgccagaagtgagatgtaaatcgaggatcacgatctgatacaatagacttcggcactccatgcaatctgacaacgtCTCGGACATACAGCTCTGCCATTTGATCGTGTCgatatgtcatacgataaggaataaaacacgctgacttcgtcaatctgtcgataatcacccagatagcatcgcaacctctagaagatcgaggtaacttcgtcacgaagtccatggaaatatgatcccatttccattccggcactgataaactctgtaaaaaaccaggcggtttcttcctctcagccttcacctgttggcaattcagacatcgagacacaaaatcagtgatatcggacttcattggtttccaccaatatcgagtcttcaaatcgttgtacatcttcctacctccaggatgaatactataacgactacaatgcgcctctttcagtagttgttgtctcacatcaaaaatatcaggcactacaaggcgattgtttacatacaaaagatcatctcgaacctggtattcagatacatgccctgatcggactttctcaatcgaattctgcacattctgatcaagtttctgagcttctttaattctcaaaagtaactctggttcaacttgaatttgataaagtcgcataggctgataattcatatcaaatactaAACCAAAaagacaacagtcttcaatcaaatgggatacaccaatcgtcgatagagataaagaacatacctttcgactcaatgaaTCAGCTGTTGCATttgattttcccggatagtatttaatttcacaatcaaaatctttaagcaaatcaagccatctacgctgtctcatattcaattctgactgtgaaaataaatatttcagactcttgtgattagaataaatctcaaactgttccccgtacagataatgtcgtcaaatcttcaaagcaaatacgatggcggccaattcaagatcatgaatcgggtatctggtctcgtgaggctttaattgtctcgaggcataagcaatcacatgccctcgctgcatcaaaacacaccccaaacctcgatgagatccatcacagtaaacagtgaaaccaccagtacctgaaggaatcgtcaagactggtgcactggtcaatcgcttcttcaactcaataaaactggattcacaggcttcagacctgataaatggagcattcttctgagttaactgagtaatcggcttcgcaatactagaaaaatctttaatgaaccggcgataatacccagccaaacccatgaaactacgaatttcaggaacagatgttggtctcgaccaactgatcactgcctcgactttacttggatcaacagctataccatctccagatatgatatgtccaagaaatacagcctgtttcagccaaaactcacattttgacagtttagcatacagtttctcagatctcagagtcttcaacacagttctcaaatgctcagaatgatcaattagattcttcgaatatatcagaatatcatcaataaatattatcaCAAAATcgtcgagatatttctgaaacacacgattcatcaaagccataaacacagctggagcatttgtcagaccaaacggcataactataaactcataatggccatacctggttctgaacgcagttttcggaatatcagaatccctaactctcagttgatggtatccagatctcagatcgatcttggaatacactgaagaaccctacaactggtcaaataaatcatcaatacgaggcaaagggtatttgttctttaccgttgccttgttcagttgccggtagtcgatgcacaatctcattgaaccgtctttcttgcgtacaaataatactggagcaccccaaggagaaacactgggtcgaatgtatcccttggccagtaaatcttccaactgatctttcaactctttcaattctactggtgtcattcgataaggtgctttagaaatcggtgtagtacctggcatcagttctatgttgaaatcaatctcatgatacggaggtagtcctggaatctcatcaggaaaaacatccgcaaattcactaaccactggcaaatcagccaggttcgggctagttttcaaaacatcaactgtatatacaataaatccctccgctcctttctgcaaaagtcgggtcattgataatacagaaatcagaggaatcttagcacgagaacccttaccatagaatttccattctccagccatctcaagtctgaatctcactatcttctgaaaacaatctacggtagctctttacttgtttagcatatcaatcccaataatgcagtcaaaatcagacaaaccaagcacaaaacaatctatctcgatctcattaccatcatactgtaataaacaattcttaactgtctgaatagatataagacctctcccccaaaggagaagaaacagatactacaacaggtaatgtttcaataggcaaagcatgtaaggatgcaaatcgtgcagagataaacgtatgggatgcacctgtatctatcaatacatatgcaggataaccataaagaaaacagttacctgcaatcacgtcatctggtgctccctgtgtctgttcctctgtcagtgcaaagacatgagcctgttgtctctgtggctgactgcctgtctgacttcctcctggccttggctgttgctgtggatgtggtggttggaaggaatgaacagaagaggcttgcctcgtaggttgagccactgatcgtgatgactctgcacctcgtgattgtccagaacctctctgagggcacaccctcgcaaaatggccagtctgatggcatatatggcacctcccagatacacctcggcattgatcggttggatgaactccaccacaactgttacaaaacactccggacttctgtttcgtgccactggaactcaaagaactgtaccctgactttttaaactgttttcctcgagcttgcaaatatcctttcttgccactgctactaccaccactgtcaaatcgaggaggttgttgcgagattggagctgAGGTTTGTGACTATCTCGGAGGCTGAGcgatatacgaagctcctcgttgttgtatcaaaccagcttccgctcctttggcactgttcaaagcatcagcaaaattattcggtcgccttgtgttcaccaaaTTAAAGACCTCCGGAATCAGTCCATTAataaactgatcagccatagcctcgtcactatcagcaacatgtggagcaaaatgtagcaatgtagtgaattttgcaacataatcttcaatatttaagttgCCCTGCTTCAGGTTCGCAAATTCTGCACCtttatctttgcggtaagacaccaAAAAtaagcgttggtaaaactcagttttgaagacattccacgtCAGTACaattcctctacgctccaaagctttcttggtcgtggaccaccagctcttcgcaacctcatgcaGCTGATGCCCAATTaatctgactctccgctcatcaccataatcaagcgaatcaaacaacatttccatgtcatcgagccatccttcacatacaATTGCATTTTCAGTACCGTTCAGAGTAGGCAGATGAtatgattgaaatcttttcaataatgtttccatcggagtggcagtcatatctgtcatatctcgagaggtacttccctgttcattgtTTGGGACTGTAGCTTGAGGTACTATCGGTGTTACCACTGTCTGTTCCGGCAGAGGAGTAGGAACCTGaggtctaagaggaggtcgtcctggtcttcgagacatatctgattatcaaaaggtTAGAATACcacaatcatcaaatctatctcagtcctcctctgatcatcttacctctgatcaagactcggttctgattcaatctttttttaaaaaaaaaataatcgaagTACTCAACAAGACATGCTTTCAATccattcagataatcaggtagcatatcataatttatcagaacacatgcctctaatcattccagatattccagtaagcatgcatctttaatcatcataaatcatactttcaaatagaataaataaaacatcatgtaataaaatacttgaaagtaaatcatgctagcatttacaacatgtaattcaatcatagcattataaaataaataagcaaggaagatgactcgatctaccccactcactatctaactcagtccagaattttctcgctctgataccacctgttgtgacgacccgagttctaatctcttattaatcaaatcatcataaataatagacaaagaatcaaagtctaaataaagtaacaaaaaaataaaaaataaatttttttttttcaaaaatggagcacctcgctcgatcggtaaaaagttaccgatcgagcgagcacttaaGCCCAACTCTCGGGTAAGTTCAAatgtggcctcgctcgatcggtcaatcttcaccgatcgagcgagccatctttGCTCACAATTCTGTTCTCAAAtccatggcctcgctcgatcggttactttctaccgatcgagcgagcacaaattgCTCAAGGTTCTGCTTCCAAAattaaggcctcgctcgatcggtaggaatcacccgatcgagcgagctcaattcCCAGAAAATCCATCTGGTgcaattttgctgtcaaaatatGTTCCTTTATTCCTTCATCAACTACTATCAACTCATACAAAGTCTATTCCAAATCCTAAGCtatcatgcattctaacatgatcaAGATGATAGAAATAAATCATAACAGAGCCTTAAAATCAATTCAAGATAGGCTAACATATCAAACAAGAATCATTGTATACAACAACAATTCAAGTCCTAAGGAGTAATATACATCATCTAAAGTCTTGAGCATATAAGTAATACATCAAACTCATAGCCAACAAGTCTTAGTACATGTAACTACAACAAGATCATTTTCTTGAACTCAACACTAACATTGACAGCTCACACaaaccatctaaactcggatcatcacgctattttcctcatcccttgttcttcaagttcgcttttgccctgttccactcccgcctattgccatgacacatacaacacaacaatagccggataactccggtgacaAATACAttttccagtaaaagcaactaaacatgcataacaaagcatatatcaaattcatgatataaaagtaactacaatgcatgttttaaaacaaggttctctagttcatcgtttgggatcccgagaagaagatatcataactaaccatcgactctcccgatcgaggtggggctacttatcttgcttctctagactttgaagccattatatatgtatatcagacgctaggctaagtcaaccacccaggccgtacatatataatccctcaaatcgtctatttgaacgttttcgttcatttcaaaatcaaagaataagtcttacaagatgaatgcaacatatatcatcataaaagcattcattaacatcaaagactcattcaacaattcatagaagagcatataaaagcaaataagcaaataagtatgtgatttagggaactcgatacaaaccatctcgagttataatcccaatcaaatcctagttcacttttacctttcaattgtGACGTTTCAAGGTATCTTCAAAGCtctccaaatctgaacaacaaCATAACCAAATCTCTATCAAAATCTGCCCTCAAATTCACGCCAATTCTATTGTCAAATAGgcttcaaaccttgcttcaattcTCTACCGGTTCGAAGGCGATGTTCGCAAGCTTGATATCCCTTGATTACAAGCTGAAACCATAACATAATTACCAAGAAACATCAGCTTAAACTTATCTCAATAGCAGCTCTCACATAAGATAGTAAAACAGCCTCAAATCAAaaattcgacggcatatcggtataagtCGGCAATCCGAAACCCAACTATCAAATATCATAAATATATACACTTATATCAGctgcatatcaactcaaacccaTCATATCAGCAAGCATATAAGTCGACTAGTAGCTGGGAAATCATAAAACTGATCCaacaacccaacttcaatataTAATCAAGGAATACAAGCTCATCAACCTCAATACAAACACAAATCTGATGTCTGTCAATTTTGAATTCTCAAATCATAATGAAAGaacagaaaacttacatcaaatcgaaggtctcgttgCAAGGAGTCCAGAACACCTTtcagaatcgaaatcggataaccggaactcaagatatctcaatttgaaaattgaaatgGCAAAGAAAAGAGGAATCGGTTGCTCTGTTCTTGTTTCTATCAATTGTCTGAATTGATTCTCACACatacacgtatacatgctgagtaataacttaaaatttcgaTAACTCATTcctatttgcaatttagcccctcaaaTCTTCACAAATttcaatttggtcctcagcttctcaattcattcaatttcaatcctaaataatttaagaatattataatttaaatcaaaactccaaatattcctaaattaaatattctcgtattcaaattaaataatttcgggcgttacatcAGGAAATCGTAAAAGACAAGTTTCTAGTGAGGAAAGAGCACCGAAACCTGGAAAAAAATTTCGTGAAAACAGGATACATTTGGTGGATGAGGAAACTGAGAGCAAAGAAAGAATAACAGCAACCGAAACTCTAAAGCACATAGAAATTGTTCCAAATGATCCCGAGAAGAAACTAAAAATCGGGACCGAATTACCTCCTGAATTGGAAGAGAAGCTGAAAAATTTTCTTGGTCGCAATTTGGACGTGTTTTCTTGGGGTGATGAGCCTCTGCCCGGAATACCTCATGAATATGCGCTCCATCACCTCCGTGTTGATTCGAAAATGAGACCggtgaagcaaaagaaaagagcaTTTGGCCCAGAGAAAAATCGGCATATAGCCGCTGAAGTGAAAAAACTCTTAGCAGCAAAATACATCAGGCCAATTACATATCCAGATTGGCTTGCAAATGTTGTCTTAGTACCAAAACCTAGAGGAAAATGGTGTTTGTGTATAAATTTCACTGATCTCAACAAAGCATGCCCCAAAGATCCGTTTTGAGACGACTAGCTACTAATACTCaaataaatagaaaatattaatccgcgggttttttaaataattaaaattttctaaaaattttggcatgacccGCCTGTTTTTAGAACAACCAACAACACAGACAGCAGGtcaaaatatcttaaataacGACTCCCAACATTCAACAAGTATCAAAACTAGCAACATGACATTAACGTGCCACACCAGGCAACCACAAGCAAAAGCGATAAAAGATAATGTTCCTAAGCAGGGAATCACATCCTGCTACCAATAAAAACGAGAAAGTAGGAGTATAAATTTATTACAGACTCTAAGACAGAAATGACACAGCGGAAAAATAAATGGAGCCACGGTCACAGGCCTGCGCCTCTGGGAACATCGCCCATGGAATCCTGCCCCTCAGTCCACTGATACTCGTCCTCACCTGAAAGGAAGAAAGAAGTggggtgagtctaaaagacccaGCAAGATCatgggggggataacgagtactaaatAACTACAAGCACACACGAAATTCAGAATAGTGCGTAGTAAAATAACCGTTAGTGCCCCTGAACTTAAAAGTAATGAACATGAATAAAgaataaatgcataaaaatgacATGTGCAAGACTAAGTCAAATAACTCAATAAATAGCATAAAATGTACTGAACATGGtcatatgaatttttgagtGAACTCCGATccatgaattgtgactctgtgattgcgatcatgatcatggctattgtgcacaatgccgcaaggaggttaAGATGAAACTCAACCCGTACTTGCCctattggtaagggagaccagaatagctccggccccacacgaacacatgctaaggtaaggaaacccataatgaatTGGTATGGGAGGCCAAAATATctttcagccccacacgaacacatgaatatgtagtcacaacTAAGGGTGGGCGCGGGTCGGGTTTCATCGGATCGGGTACCCGATATGTCGGGTACCCGACATTTCAGGTAGTCATTTTGACTACCCGAACCCGATCTGAATAAATCGGGTACCCAACAATCAGGTACCCGATTTTTTCGGGTAAGGTCGGGTACCCGCAATCGGGTACctgggatttttttttattttttttattttttattttttgcaaatTTGATGAATgtgaaaattaaaaacaatacaTATATTTATGATTGTGAACTACTTCTATCCTCATATATGTACTTATTTTTcataagttttgaaaaaaaaaaattctcaactctatcaaacaattaaataatcgAAATCTAtggaaaatcaaattaaaaaatcatcATTTCTCAATAGATGTATGTATGcacaatccaaaaaaaaatgaacaacCATTTTAGTTGAGAGCAATATAATGAAAATAGAGAGGATATGTTTTTGAATAATACATACtaatatatattgaattttcaaaaaaaaaaattcgggttTTGTCGGGTACCCGAACCCGATCGGGTAGTAATTATACTACCCGACACCAACCCGAAAAGCACAATATCGGGTTCGGGTTCTACcatctcactttgttcaaaaatgTATCTTTTCCTTTATCGAATTTTAAGACTTAGCATGCACATGATGATGTAAGGTCTATGAAGATAATGACTTAATGAGCATGCAAAGGACTCGATGGTGAATGACTGGAATGGTGATGTAGGGGAGTTCCAAGGGCGGGAATCTAATCCATGATTAAAAGTACTTAGGTAAATGAAGCGATACACCCTAAAAGCTTACCACTCACTCCCTTCTTGCCAAAAGAAACTCCGCTCGCAACAGCGAAATCCTAACTTCTTAACTACTCCCAGTCACGAGCCTTTACCCAAATTTTGATCTTAACACTGTTTAAAATGCTCAAACCCGGACAGCAAACTTTTTGCCTTTAAAATTCTGCTCTTCCTAAGACTTAATGCCTAAGGCTTAAGGAAAACTCAACCAATTCGAATTCCGCTTGAACATCAATTTTCCTAGCACTTAAGGTATCCACCAGCCCGAGCCTTCACCGAATACAGCCCTTAACCCAGTTGGAATCTCACGCTTCCGGGCAGCAAGGATGCTCCCAGAAATCTACCCAATGCCAACGTCCTAACTCAACCCAGAAATGTGTCGATTTGTTCCATGATCTTCGAACCACTATCCTAGTATCAATGTCAATCCTCTAGGCACCTCCAGCAACTCCTTAACCACCACAGAAATTCCCTAGCTACTGTCCAGCTTCAAACTAACTGAGACGGCCCCTAACCACAGCTTCAAGCTACCCGAGACAGCCCCTAACCACTGCCCCTAACCACTAGCCCTTTCGAACTTGCCTACCTCAGTCCCAATTCAAACTTGCTTGTTCTATTGCTACCACGTGAACTACGTATCAACCGTGGTAGCTCCTAGATCACCAAGCCAATCCACCATCCACAGCACACAGAAACTTACGAAATATTACAGTATAGAATTCAGGAAAAATCGAAAATGCTATCATGATTACAATTGCATTTCAAAGCTTTAAGATCATCCAATCTCAACCTATGAACATTATTAGATCAACTAAAATCAAGAATTTCCAGAAAACCCAACATTAGCCGTGAAGAAAAGAGAGGCAGGGCACGTATGAGCTTTGcattttcaaaaatggggaGGGCAGCAGCTAACCACAGATTATAACACATAATAATCGAATACAACATGCGAGAAACGAATCCACAATCTTGCCTAGCTAGATTAAACAAGAAATTGAAAATCCCGAGCAGAAAAATGGAGCTGTGGCGTGAGTGAGGCGAGGGGAAAAACGGAAGAGAATCGCTGGTCCCTAGCTCAAACCACCATTCTAGCTTGCTCAGGAACGATTTTGTGGAGGGAAAGGATGGAAAAATCGATGGTCTCCTGTGAAGATTCGTGGGGTAGAGAACTTGCTCAAGAACAGGGGAGGCGGAAATGGTTCAAGCGCGATGAG comes from Henckelia pumila isolate YLH828 chromosome 4, ASM3356847v2, whole genome shotgun sequence and encodes:
- the LOC140861949 gene encoding uncharacterized protein, with translation MVKFLVVKVSSAYNVILGRPSLNIFQAIGSTYHMKLKFLTPGGVGEAIGDHRLAIECHAVTLRGSSGNRKRQVSSEERAPKPGKKFRENRIHLVDEETESKERITATETLKHIEIVPNDPEKKLKIGTELPPELEEKLKNFLGRNLDVFSWGDEPLPGIPHEYALHHLRVDSKMRPVKQKKRAFGPEKNRHIAAEVKKLLAAKYIRPITYPDWLANVVLVPKPRGKWCLCINFTDLNKACPKDPF